One Alligator mississippiensis isolate rAllMis1 chromosome 12, rAllMis1, whole genome shotgun sequence DNA window includes the following coding sequences:
- the NRARP gene encoding notch-regulated ankyrin repeat-containing protein, producing MSQAELSSCSAPQRQRIFQEAVRRGNTKELQSLLQSMTNCEFNVNSFGPEGQTALHQSVIDGNLELVKLLVKFGADIRLANRDGWSALHIAAFGGHQDIVLYLITKAKYSSGGR from the coding sequence ATGAGCCAGGCGGAGCTGTCCAGCTGCTCGGCGCCGCAGCGGCAGCGCATCTTCCAGGAGGCGGTGCGGCGCGGCAACACGAAGGAGCTGCAGTCGCTGCTGCAGAGCATGACGAACTGCGAGTTCAACGTCAACTCCTTCGGGCCCGAGGGGCAGACGGCGCTGCACCAGTCCGTCATCGACGGCAACCTGGAGCTCGTCAAGCTGCTCGTCAAGTTCGGCGCCGACATCCGCCTGGCCAACCGCGACGGCTGGAGCGCGCTGCACATCGCCGCCTTCGGGGGCCACCAGGACATCGTGCTCTACCTgatcaccaaggccaagtactcCTCGGGCGGGCGGTGA